One window from the genome of Thermococcus siculi encodes:
- a CDS encoding phosphoribosyltransferase, whose protein sequence is MDKVYLTWWQVDRAIFALADELRKHFTPDVIVGVARGGLIPAVRLSHILGDIEVKVIDVKFYKDIEERMEKPVITIPLYGEFEGKKVVIVDDVSDTGKTLEVVIEEVKKAGASEVKVACLSMKPWTKVVPDFYVFRTDKWVVFPWEEFPVVVRE, encoded by the coding sequence ATGGACAAGGTTTATCTCACCTGGTGGCAGGTTGACAGGGCGATATTCGCGCTCGCTGATGAGCTGAGAAAGCACTTCACGCCAGACGTGATAGTCGGCGTCGCGAGGGGCGGACTCATACCGGCGGTGAGGCTCAGCCACATCCTCGGCGACATCGAGGTCAAGGTGATCGACGTTAAGTTCTACAAGGACATCGAGGAGAGGATGGAGAAGCCCGTAATAACGATACCCCTCTACGGCGAGTTCGAGGGCAAGAAAGTCGTTATAGTGGACGACGTCAGCGACACCGGAAAGACCCTCGAGGTCGTCATTGAGGAAGTCAAGAAGGCCGGGGCGAGCGAGGTTAAGGTTGCCTGCCTCAGCATGAAGCCGTGGACGAAGGTCGTTCCCGACTTCTACGTATTTAGGACCGACAAGTGGGTAGTTTTCCCCTGGGAGGAGTTCCCGGTTGTGGTTAGGGAGTAA
- the thpR gene encoding RNA 2',3'-cyclic phosphodiesterase, translating into MRAFIAIEVNDAVRDNLVKAQERIGSKAAKIKFVERENFHVTLKFLGEIDEATAEEVKRALAEIAKKHKKHRARVKGIGVFPNPNYVRVIWAGIENDEGIKAIAEDVEKAMRRLGFKKEKDFVAHITIGRVKFVRDKLELAMALKELANEDFGEFDVEAIELKKSTLTPSGPIYETVARFELKEPEEKE; encoded by the coding sequence ATGAGGGCGTTCATAGCCATAGAGGTTAATGATGCCGTCAGGGACAACCTCGTTAAGGCTCAGGAGAGGATAGGAAGCAAGGCTGCTAAGATAAAGTTCGTCGAGAGGGAGAACTTTCACGTTACGCTGAAGTTCCTCGGGGAGATAGACGAGGCGACCGCGGAGGAGGTCAAGAGGGCACTCGCGGAGATAGCGAAGAAGCACAAAAAGCACAGGGCGAGGGTGAAGGGAATAGGCGTCTTCCCGAACCCGAACTACGTGAGGGTTATCTGGGCGGGGATAGAGAACGACGAGGGGATAAAGGCGATAGCGGAGGACGTCGAAAAAGCCATGAGACGGCTCGGCTTTAAGAAGGAGAAGGACTTCGTCGCCCACATAACCATAGGCAGGGTAAAGTTCGTCCGCGATAAGCTCGAGCTGGCGATGGCACTCAAAGAGCTCGCCAACGAGGACTTCGGAGAGTTCGATGTCGAGGCGATAGAGCTGAAGAAGAGCACGCTGACTCCTAGCGGACCGATATACGAGACGGTAGCAAGGTTTGAGCTTAAAGAGCCGGAGGAGAAGGAATGA
- the cca gene encoding CCA tRNA nucleotidyltransferase, which yields MTLEEVINEVLQNIRPTEEERAFVHSLMDELKEVARGTAEGLGLDVNPYFVGSTAKDTYLAGDHDFDLFLAFPIDTPIEELREKGLELGTAIAEKLDSYEIAYAEHPYVRARYKGVKVDLVPCYDVKDWKDVRTAVDRSILHTKWVNENLKGRNDEVRLLKRFLKGINAYGSEIYVRGFSGYLAEILVIKYGSFLEVLKNADFMLRQKVIDPGNWLRKEYETAMKTVKREAEEDRPLVVIDPVDPRRNVAANLSWEKFGRFYFKARGFIEGPSAEFFFPSERGIGNYLEELRRKGTHLLTLTFDKPNLIDDILLPQLERSARGFERALSREDFTVLGWDVGHSGGKAFIMLELDRLERERVRIKPGPEFFTERGWDFYRKNERVWLVGKRLYAEKKTDEHIVDILGKLLEKNQVAMGKGIREKVKRAEILLDYVPKELEKEAYLFLSREKWGLRE from the coding sequence ATGACGCTCGAAGAGGTCATCAACGAAGTCCTCCAGAACATACGACCAACCGAGGAAGAGAGGGCCTTCGTCCACTCGCTGATGGATGAACTTAAAGAGGTTGCAAGGGGAACCGCCGAAGGGCTTGGCCTCGACGTCAATCCTTACTTCGTCGGCTCTACCGCCAAGGACACGTACCTTGCCGGAGACCACGATTTCGACCTCTTTCTCGCGTTTCCAATCGATACCCCCATTGAAGAACTGAGAGAGAAGGGACTGGAGCTTGGGACGGCCATAGCAGAAAAGCTCGACTCGTATGAGATAGCCTACGCGGAGCATCCGTACGTGAGGGCCAGATATAAAGGCGTCAAAGTCGACCTCGTTCCCTGCTACGACGTGAAGGACTGGAAGGACGTCAGGACCGCCGTCGACCGTTCGATTCTTCACACAAAGTGGGTGAACGAGAACCTCAAAGGCAGAAACGATGAGGTTAGACTGCTTAAACGCTTCCTCAAGGGGATCAACGCGTACGGCAGCGAGATCTATGTCCGCGGCTTTTCAGGGTATCTGGCAGAGATACTCGTGATAAAGTACGGCTCCTTCCTGGAGGTTCTCAAGAACGCCGACTTCATGCTCAGGCAGAAGGTAATCGACCCCGGGAACTGGCTCAGGAAGGAGTACGAAACGGCAATGAAAACCGTGAAGCGCGAGGCAGAGGAGGACAGGCCGCTGGTCGTTATTGACCCCGTGGATCCCAGAAGGAACGTCGCAGCGAACTTAAGCTGGGAGAAGTTCGGGCGCTTCTACTTCAAGGCAAGGGGCTTCATCGAGGGTCCCTCAGCTGAGTTCTTCTTCCCGTCGGAGCGGGGGATTGGAAACTATCTGGAGGAACTCAGAAGAAAGGGAACCCACCTGCTGACCCTGACCTTCGATAAACCGAACCTCATCGACGACATTCTCCTGCCCCAGCTCGAGAGGAGTGCGAGGGGCTTTGAGAGGGCACTGTCGAGGGAGGACTTCACCGTCCTCGGCTGGGACGTCGGCCATTCTGGAGGGAAGGCATTCATAATGCTAGAACTCGACAGACTGGAGCGCGAGAGGGTGAGGATAAAGCCCGGTCCCGAGTTCTTTACCGAGCGCGGGTGGGACTTCTACAGGAAGAACGAGAGGGTGTGGCTCGTTGGGAAGCGGCTCTACGCCGAAAAGAAGACGGACGAGCACATCGTCGATATTCTTGGGAAGCTCTTGGAGAAGAACCAGGTTGCAATGGGCAAAGGAATAAGGGAGAAGGTGAAGCGGGCGGAGATACTGCTAGACTACGTTCCAAAGGAGCTGGAGAAAGAGGCCTACCTCTTCCTGAGTAGAGAGAAGTGGGGTCTGAGAGAGTAG
- a CDS encoding PEGA domain-containing protein yields the protein MIYLKRLYAILILAMLTFSLVFVNATPATSETTRSNPTMTQKHGLGALYVSPEEYERVTGFKFKRLTPENYLELIERAPEYPGRSTETLKETLKNLAYSSSEASPNLPLKIVNTRYLPPIRSQGPVGSCVGWASTYYTWTYMVNWWNWNSFPSNDDEIMNPTFTYNLINNGTDSGSYPLDAINLISTIGAVPLSSFPLFVKGPYGDPDNYAWLWSNDTQWIEAAYNRAWYPTSFDVYVLDLTNQDNFTYFKYLLARGYVAFTVIEVYDDFHNDQLPDNVYALNQDHEDYKGGHAVTIVGYDDTKQTPDGQGAFLLVNSWGTDWGDSGYFWLTYQAAQDTNHKLSRGYAYLIVPRDYQPKAFVGFKINHPKRGQIIGQGGIEIGIGDPNSPIWSREYFNFYMGHYTDLSSYQAHPFPNTTIYLDITDAIENASKVVNSPTVPVYIKVKDKYQDGVTGTLDKVEVLTPLGYTVKGVYTQIPEGKDLVALIEVPLAEYMSPTPSDGDTLAQSWLYVEVDSIVDVNNAEFVLTKRGYDKGTKWYQVGQPQAIEGTDWVITVIDIDADNNRAIVIVKNAVTGQESDQLTLEKYNPVDIFGDGSVILTLEDTFVDANGHPVASIHAVIDSWSATYWMWTGSDYQYNMDYATINVTGLEPDNYTYQVILNLTNGNEITMPERVVTLLGDPVATLRILSRPSGASVYIDGNYTGTTPLTIEVPAGDYNIAIEKHGYETYRTSVNLGNQEERTIDAVLTPVGDYALYPIGDYPSSVGNASSLFFVFNNLGTPDAFSTALYVSPTAAPGNDVRRISRLASTFDFGEVSPGDTVVSVGGPLVNPVTARYDNVSPVHMVIENGVITIVTPQGNVTWKAPKPWWNATEGYFVIQGFADKSINATVFTIYGTDADSTAAGAYYFMNIIYPNITNYRDVHYIVGQWRDTEAGADIPLPGASQGDTSGFSAEDAIEITFIG from the coding sequence GTGATTTATTTGAAAAGGCTATATGCAATTCTAATTCTGGCTATGCTCACTTTTTCGTTAGTTTTTGTTAATGCGACTCCAGCAACCTCTGAGACTACAAGAAGTAACCCCACAATGACACAGAAGCACGGCCTAGGTGCTCTGTACGTCTCTCCAGAAGAGTACGAGAGGGTTACTGGATTCAAGTTTAAGCGCTTGACTCCGGAGAACTACCTAGAGCTTATAGAAAGGGCCCCTGAGTACCCCGGAAGATCTACAGAGACCCTAAAGGAAACCCTAAAAAATCTGGCATACTCCTCCAGTGAGGCATCACCTAATTTGCCGTTAAAAATCGTTAATACCCGCTATCTCCCACCTATCAGAAGTCAAGGGCCAGTGGGCTCATGTGTTGGATGGGCTTCAACTTATTACACATGGACGTACATGGTGAACTGGTGGAATTGGAATAGCTTCCCTTCGAATGATGACGAGATAATGAACCCAACCTTCACGTACAACCTGATAAACAACGGGACAGATAGTGGGAGTTATCCCCTTGACGCGATAAACCTAATCTCGACAATTGGCGCAGTCCCCCTCAGTTCGTTCCCGTTGTTCGTCAAGGGCCCCTATGGGGATCCCGACAATTACGCCTGGCTCTGGTCCAACGATACCCAGTGGATTGAAGCCGCATATAACCGAGCATGGTATCCAACAAGTTTTGATGTTTATGTGCTTGACCTAACAAACCAAGATAACTTTACGTATTTTAAGTATTTGCTAGCTAGAGGCTACGTTGCATTTACCGTAATTGAGGTGTATGATGATTTCCACAATGACCAACTTCCCGACAACGTGTATGCACTTAATCAAGACCATGAAGATTATAAAGGTGGCCACGCTGTGACAATAGTTGGCTATGACGACACTAAGCAAACTCCCGATGGTCAGGGAGCGTTCCTTCTCGTGAACTCTTGGGGAACAGACTGGGGAGACAGTGGTTACTTCTGGCTCACCTATCAAGCCGCACAGGACACCAACCACAAGCTAAGTCGGGGCTATGCATACCTCATTGTTCCCCGCGATTACCAGCCCAAGGCCTTTGTAGGATTCAAGATAAATCATCCCAAGAGAGGACAGATAATAGGGCAGGGAGGAATAGAGATCGGCATAGGCGATCCTAATTCCCCCATCTGGAGCAGAGAATACTTCAATTTTTACATGGGTCACTACACGGATTTATCCAGTTATCAGGCTCATCCATTCCCTAACACCACGATATATCTAGATATTACTGACGCTATCGAGAATGCATCTAAAGTTGTGAACTCCCCCACGGTACCAGTTTACATCAAGGTCAAGGACAAGTACCAGGACGGAGTTACCGGCACTCTTGATAAGGTTGAAGTTTTGACACCACTGGGGTACACGGTAAAAGGGGTATACACCCAAATACCTGAGGGGAAAGATCTAGTGGCTTTAATAGAAGTTCCATTGGCTGAGTATATGTCTCCAACACCCTCTGATGGCGATACCCTAGCTCAGTCGTGGCTTTACGTGGAAGTAGACAGCATCGTCGATGTAAACAATGCCGAGTTCGTGCTCACAAAACGTGGGTATGATAAGGGTACTAAGTGGTACCAGGTTGGCCAGCCACAGGCCATCGAGGGCACTGACTGGGTAATTACCGTCATTGACATAGACGCTGACAATAATAGGGCCATTGTCATAGTCAAGAACGCCGTCACCGGCCAGGAGAGTGACCAGCTCACCCTTGAAAAATACAATCCTGTTGATATCTTTGGAGATGGTTCAGTTATACTTACTCTCGAGGACACCTTCGTCGATGCCAACGGCCATCCAGTTGCTTCAATCCATGCAGTAATAGATAGCTGGAGTGCAACATACTGGATGTGGACGGGATCGGACTATCAGTACAACATGGACTATGCCACGATCAACGTGACGGGGCTTGAGCCTGACAACTACACATACCAAGTCATCCTCAACCTGACCAACGGCAACGAGATAACAATGCCAGAGAGAGTGGTTACCCTCCTCGGAGATCCCGTGGCAACCCTGAGAATTCTCTCTAGACCCTCGGGAGCCAGCGTCTACATAGACGGTAACTACACCGGAACAACTCCGCTGACAATTGAAGTACCTGCCGGAGATTATAACATCGCCATTGAAAAGCACGGATACGAAACGTACAGAACCTCCGTCAATCTCGGGAACCAGGAAGAGAGAACCATAGATGCCGTATTAACTCCCGTAGGAGACTACGCACTCTACCCCATAGGGGATTATCCGAGTTCGGTTGGAAATGCTAGCAGCCTGTTTTTCGTATTCAACAACCTCGGAACCCCAGACGCATTTTCAACGGCCCTTTATGTTTCGCCGACGGCAGCACCAGGAAATGATGTAAGAAGAATCTCAAGACTAGCTAGTACTTTTGACTTCGGTGAAGTTTCACCAGGAGACACAGTCGTGTCCGTAGGTGGTCCACTGGTGAACCCAGTAACCGCTAGATACGACAACGTTTCGCCAGTTCATATGGTCATTGAGAATGGCGTGATAACTATCGTCACTCCTCAAGGTAACGTTACGTGGAAGGCTCCAAAACCCTGGTGGAACGCCACTGAGGGCTACTTCGTCATCCAAGGCTTCGCTGACAAGTCCATCAACGCCACTGTGTTTACAATCTATGGTACAGATGCTGACAGCACTGCAGCTGGAGCCTACTACTTCATGAACATAATATATCCTAACATCACGAACTACCGCGATGTTCATTACATAGTTGGCCAGTGGAGGGACACAGAAGCTGGGGCCGACATTCCTCTCCCAGGAGCAAGCCAGGGTGACACGAGTGGATTCAGCGCAGAAGACGCAATAGAGATAACATTCATAGGGTAA